From Cucumis melo cultivar AY chromosome 1, USDA_Cmelo_AY_1.0, whole genome shotgun sequence, a single genomic window includes:
- the LOC103490329 gene encoding protein SMALL AUXIN UP-REGULATED RNA 12-like, whose translation MSTGIAKSNNIRRIVSIRQMLQRWRKKARVTASSRRASDAPTDVPAGHVAICVGSSCRRFVVRATFLNHPIFQKLLLQAEEEYGFRNQGPLAIPCEESVFEEVLRSVSRSESGRFMNLQDIRRRCHVDSPSGLLRESRPLLFDFADKSVYC comes from the coding sequence ATGTCGACCGGAATCGCTAAATCCAACAACATCCGCCGCATCGTCAGCATCCGCCAGATGCTGCAGCGGTGGAGGAAGAAGGCTCGAGTCACCGCCTCCTCTCGGCGCGCCAGCGATGCTCCGACGGATGTTCCGGCCGGGCACGTGGCGATCTGTGTAGGAAGCAGTTGTAGAAGGTTCGTGGTTCGGGCTACTTTCTTGAACCATCCAATCTTCCAGAAGCTTCTTTTGCAAGCGGAAGAGGAGTACGGGTTTAGGAACCAAGGTCCTCTTGCGATTCCTTGTGAGGAGTCGGTTTTCGAGGAGGTTCTTCGGAGCGTTTCCCGGTCTGAATCGGGTCGGTTCATGAATCTTCAGGATATTCGTCGCCGCTGCCACGTCGACTCTCCAAGTGGTCTCCTCCGTGAGTCTCGGCCGTTGCTTTTTGATTTCGCCGATAAATCGGTTTACTGTTAG